In Janthinobacterium sp. 67, a genomic segment contains:
- a CDS encoding ArsR/SmtB family transcription factor — protein MKNADIEFLTGSAGFAHVLGSAPRLRLLEQIVHGEYAVEQLVELTGLSVANTSQHLQQLRRAGFVQARRDGKRVLYRLGSGPIVQLLAALDVYAQHQRSELQALGRGDHVEAITGDELQERMREASITVLDVRPAQEFAAGHLPGALNIPFDDLQRRLGELPANAEIAAYCRGPYCVLSVQAVAALRQHGLQARRLGSGYDDWQAAGLPVVKAA, from the coding sequence ATGAAAAATGCCGATATTGAATTCCTCACCGGTTCTGCCGGCTTTGCCCATGTTTTAGGCAGCGCGCCGCGTTTGCGCCTGCTCGAGCAGATCGTGCATGGCGAGTACGCGGTGGAGCAGCTGGTGGAGTTGACGGGCCTGTCCGTGGCCAACACGTCCCAGCATTTGCAGCAGTTGCGGCGCGCCGGTTTCGTGCAGGCGCGGCGCGACGGCAAGCGCGTGCTGTACCGGCTCGGCAGCGGCCCCATCGTGCAATTGCTGGCCGCGCTGGACGTGTATGCGCAGCATCAGCGCAGCGAGTTGCAGGCGCTGGGCCGGGGCGATCACGTGGAGGCGATCACGGGCGACGAGCTGCAGGAGCGCATGCGCGAAGCCAGCATCACCGTGCTCGACGTGCGGCCCGCGCAGGAATTTGCCGCCGGCCACTTGCCCGGTGCGCTCAATATTCCGTTTGATGACTTGCAGCGCCGCCTCGGCGAATTGCCCGCGAACGCAGAGATCGCCGCCTACTGCCGCGGTCCGTATTGCGTGCTGTCCGTGCAGGCCGTGGCGGCCCTGCGCCAGCACGGCTTGCAGGCGCGCCGTCTGGGCAGCGGCTACGACGACTGGCAGGCGGCCGGCTTGCCTGTCGTCAAGGCGGCGTGA
- a CDS encoding DUF2938 domain-containing protein yields MQILWLDALAIGVGATAVMDVWAVALKRFWCIPSLNFAMVGRWLGHLPRGTFSHVNIAQAAPVRDEAILGWTAHYLIGVLFAAVLLALVGQEWVQGPTFAPALLAGVLSVAAPFCILQPGMGAGLAASKTPHPNAARLRSLMAHTAFGIGLYLAALLWSTVR; encoded by the coding sequence ATGCAGATACTTTGGCTCGATGCGCTGGCGATCGGCGTGGGCGCGACGGCGGTGATGGATGTGTGGGCAGTGGCCTTGAAACGCTTCTGGTGCATCCCCTCGCTGAACTTTGCGATGGTGGGGCGCTGGCTCGGCCATCTGCCGCGCGGTACCTTCAGCCACGTCAACATCGCCCAGGCGGCGCCCGTACGCGATGAAGCCATCCTGGGCTGGACGGCCCATTACCTGATCGGCGTGCTGTTTGCGGCCGTGCTGCTGGCGCTGGTGGGACAGGAGTGGGTGCAAGGGCCGACGTTCGCGCCGGCCCTGCTGGCGGGTGTGTTGAGCGTGGCCGCGCCATTTTGCATCTTGCAGCCGGGCATGGGTGCCGGCCTGGCCGCCAGCAAGACGCCGCACCCAAACGCCGCGCGCCTGCGCAGCCTGATGGCGCACACGGCGTTCGGCATCGGCCTGTACCTGGCGGCCCTGCTGTGGTCGACCGTGCGCTGA